GATACGCTGGACGGCCTGACTGACTTCGCCACCTGCCTGCTGGACCTCTTCGGCGCTGGCCGTGACTTGCTGGCCGTGTCCCGCGACCTCGTCTGCGAACCGTTTGACGCCGTCGGTCGTTCGCTCGAGTTCGGCCATCATCTCGTTGTACTCGGTTGCGATATCGCTCATCGCCTCGTTCTGGCTGTCCGCGTCCATCCGGCGCGTCAGATCGCCGTCAGCGGCCTGCTCCATCACGTCGCGGAACTCGGTCGCTTTCGTCTCGAGGTGGTCCGCGAGCGCCGCCAGTTCCCGACCCTTCTGCTCGGCTCGATTCCGTGCCTCCTCGGACTTCCGGAGGTTCTCCCGGACCGAATCGCGCATCTCCGCGAAGGCGTCGTAGAGTCGCCCGATCTCGTCGCGTCGATCACTCTCGAGTTCGGTGTCGAGGTTCCCCCGCTCGAGTTCACCCGCCTTCTCCGCGAGCGTGCCGAGCGAGTTACTCGTCGATCGACCGACGACGATGCCAATGACGCCGAGCCCGACCAGCGAGACGAGTACGAGCGCGATCACCGACTGCGTGATCTCCTGTTGCAGCGCGAACGCCTCGGTGGTCGGAATGTGCGTCATGATGACCCAGTCGGTCCCCTCGACCGGGGCGAAGCCCATCGACATCGTTTGGCCGCCCATCTCCATTTCGACGTAGTCGACCTCGCCGTCGAGGCCTCGCTTGACAGCCATCGATTCGGGTTCGCCGGACGAGTCGACGTTTGGCTCCCCGACACGGTCGTTGTGGTGGCTCAACGCGACGATCCCGTTCGAGTCGACCACGTGGGTGAACGACCCGCTCACGTTCGCCGGCTGCTCGAGGGAGTTCGAAACCGTCACCAGGTCGAACTCGAGGACGACGAGGCGATCGCTGTCGCCGGCAGCTTTGGTGACGAATCCGGCAACGGGTCCCTCGGCGGTTTCCGACTCGTATGGACCGAAGAGCGTCGGTTCCCTGCCGCCGATGTCGCTGCTCGCCCACGGTGTATCTGCGAGACTGCTGCCCTCGGCGTCTCCCTGCGTGCTCGCGAGCACTTCGTAGTCGGCCGCGTCGACGTAGTGAACGCCCGTAACGGCGGGATCCATTCGCTCGTATTCCGCGTCGAACGTCGATCGGATGCGATCCGTCTCGCCGCTCCGCACTGCATCCGAGGACGCCAGGAATCTCGTTTGTCCCCGCCGGTGGTCGACCCATTCCGCGACGGACTCCGACTGCAGTTCGGTGGACTGAACCATCGTCGACTCTGTCTCGTCCGCGAGACTCGTCCCCGTCTGTACGTAAATCAGGGCCCCGATAGCAGCAACTGCGGCGACGACGACGAACAGTGCGAGAAGAAGCTTCAGTGCATAGCTACTCCGAATTCGTTCCCCCAATGTAGTGACCGGATTCCCCATAGTATATCCACTCGAACCATTATATGTATAAAAATCATTGGGTCCTGATGATTGATGTGTAGAACGTAACTGAAACGTTGTACGGGTATCAGTTATTCATCTTGGCGTGAAAATTGTATCTCTTGATTCCGGATCCGATATTTCGATTCGCCGTCGATACTCAGAAAGATACCCGTAGTGGTGGTATGTCACGGAAATCGGGCGAACATCCACGGCTGACGTCGCGGGCGATCAGTCGCAGCTACCGGTGTTGATCGCCGCGGCGAGGTCCGCGCCGACCGCTCCGTCACCGAGGTACTCGAGGTGGCCGCCGACACTGCCGGTCACGTCGACGTCAGTGTAGTTCGCGGCCGGGTTACAACCCGCGCCCTCGGTCCCGAGGGCGGTATCGCCGAAGCCACCGTAGGCCGAGCCGACCGTCGAGTCGTTCTGTGAGTGGTAGTTGCGGACCTCACAGGCGTTGCTGAGGCCGGGGTTCCACGGATCGCCACAGACTTCCGACCCGTCGGCGGCCGCGCCCAGGGGCGCGACGGTCTCGATCTCGTACCCAGAGCTCAGTTTCGTCGCCGTCCACAGGACGCATCGACCGCCGAGCGAGTGGCCGACGAGACGAACGTTACCGCCCCCGCTGTCGGAGAAGTCCTCGACGAGGCCGGCAACGACCTCCCCGACGTCTTCGGTGTCGCTCTCGGCACCGAGGTAGTTGAAGTTCGTCGCCGGCCACTCGATCGCGGCGGTCGCATCCGGCGAGTAGCCGCCCGCCTCGAGCGAGTCGAGCACGTCGGTGGCCTGGCTCGAGACGGTGCTATCGCCGAACCAGCCGTGGATGAAGACGAGCAGTTCGTCCGTGACCGGAAGGCTGCCGTCGGCGCTCCAGCCGAACCAGCCGTCGTCGACCGAGATCACGTCGGGTCCGCCCCACTGTGCTGACGCCGAGGTGGACGCTGCCGCCAGTCCCGTCCCGCCGACGATCGCCGTCCCCGTCGCTTTCAGGAGCGTTCGTCGGTTCGTCGTCGATTCGTCCGTTGCCAGCCCGTCGCCGGGCATGTCGTTAGTTGTCATACTGCAAACTATGCATGCACGTACCAATCATTGACGTTTCTTTCTCCATACGAAGTATATATAAAATTGAACGAAGCGAGCAGCACGATTCTCAACGCGAACGGGAGACCGCCTCCGTATCCTCGGCAGATATTCAACCGCGAACCAGATCGACCCCCTTTCGTGATTGCTACCGCCATCGCCTTCGCCACCTGTCCCGAGAAACGCATCACCGGCCCGAACCGGAACCGCGCTCGAGCCGCCGACGGATCGGAACGGAACCTTCAAGATTATATCGCTCGGGCCAAAATCGGGGTGGTAATGCGCGAGGAGGCGACGGCGTTCGTTCCCGGACATGTTACGGGTTTTTTCAGCACTCACCCGGACGAGGATCCGACGAAAGCCGGCTCACGGGGCGCGGGACTGACGCTCACGGACGGTGTCGAAGTAACGATCGAACCGGCGACGGAGTCAACTATCGTACTCGACGGGGAGGAAATCGAGGTCGATCCGGTGACGACCGTGCTCGAGACGCTCGACGCGAGCGCCCGCGTCGAGGCCGATTCCGATCTCCCGATCGGCGCTGGCTTCGGTGTTTCGGGGGCACTAACACTGGGTACAGCGCTCGCGGTGAACCGCGTGTTCGAACGCAAGCTCTCGATGAACGAACTGGTCACCATCGCCCACGGTGCCGAGGTACAGGCCGGCACTGGGCTCGGTGACGTAGTGGCGCAGGCCCACGGGGGCGTTCCGATTCGCCTCGAGCCGGGCGGGCCACAGGACAACACGCTCGACGCAATTCCGGCGCGTGCGCGTGTCGAGTACATTTCTTTCGGCGAGCTCTCGACCGCCGACGTGCTTTCGGGCGACACCGACCAGCTGACGGCGGCCGGCAAGGAGGCACTCTCCAGGGTCGTCGAAGAGCCGACCCTTCTGTCGTTCATGTACGCCTCGCGGTTGTTCGCGCGCGACGCCGAGTTGCTCACTGAACGGGTCATCGAAACCATCGCTGACGTCTCGGCCGCGGAGGGACAGGCGTCGATGGCCATGCTGGGCGAAACCGTCTTTGCGCTCGGAACCGGCCTTTCCGACGCCGGCTACGAGCCGTCCGTCTGTACGACACATCCTGCGGGCGCGGTGCTCAAATAATCGTATTCGTTCGAGATATAGGCGATTAGAAGATATTTCAGTACTAAATCACCAGACGGTGGGGGGATAAACGGTGATTCGACGGCTGCTCCGCTGACGAAAACGCCATCCGTCCGTCATCGCTGACGCTCACTCGTCAGTTTGACCTGTGGAGCCGTTCTATCGATCACCGTTCTCGGTCGAGGGAGTTACGGATCGGTTCTTGTCCCCTGAGAATCATTTTATAGGAAAAGAGTCTGAAAATATTGCCGATTATATGTGACAGTAAGACTATAGGAAGCCAGAACTTTATTATGATTCGTTCAAGTTATCCGTTCAAGTTTGGCAATGGCTTCACGCACTGACATACACCACAGACTGTTTCGGCTGTACGAACGGTACGTCGGCGAACCCGACTCGAGCAAGGACGTTTACGGCTACTGGCTGTTTATCGTCGGTTACATTATCGGCGCTGCCGGGGTGGCAACGTTCGTAATCGGATACGCGGGTGAGGGGTACAACTATACGGTGATCAGGATCGCGGGGGTGACGGCCGCGACGGGACTCGCCTTCTGTCTGTTCGGTATCGTGCTCATGCTACCGGTACGGCGACGCGGGATTCAGGCCAGTGTCGTCGGACTCCTCGTCGCGCTGGGGGGTGTCGGTTTCTTCGGGTGGGCGTATCCGAACAACTGGCGGGAACTCGGCGTCGACTACAGCGTTCAAGTGATTACCGTTTACACGGTCGGTATCGGGATCATCGCGGGGGTAACCGCCCTCGTTCCCATCCTGACGGGACGAAAGGGGATGTTCGTCGAAGAGGAAGGGACGAGCGAAGATCCGCCGATCATGACGGGAGACGCGATGGAAGGCGCTCAGTTCGCCGTCTTCCGCGACGAGAACGGCGACTGGAAGTGGCACGTCCTCCACCTCGAGGCGCTGGCCCAGAGCAACGAGAGCGCCGTGACGCGCCCGGACGCCTCTGAAGGGATCGAACGCGTCAAATCCCAGATCAGCTCCGCGGGGCTGATGGAGCTGACGACGTCGGCGTTCCGACTCTACGAGGACCGCGACGGCACCTGGCAGTGGACGCTCGCCCGCGACGACGGTTCCATCGTCGGCTCCTGTGCCGGCGAGTTCGACCAGCGCGACGGTGCCGAGGAATCGGTGAGCTTCCTGAAAGACCGCGGTCCCGACGCGGACGTGATCGAGATCGAAGGGGCAGCGTTCACCTACGAGGAGCGACGCGATCAGTGGCACTGGCAGCTGGTCGACGACGATCGGACCCCGCTCGCCGCGAGCGAATCCGGCCATTCGACCCAGGAAACAGCCGAGGAGGACGCTCGGGAGTTCGCCGAAACGTTCGATCAGGCGCGGGTCCTCGACATCGACACCATCGGCGTGGAACTCTGCGAGCAGGCAAACGGCTGGACCTGGCGGTTCGTCGACGCGGCCGACGACGTCCTCGCGACCAGCACGCACGAGTTCAGCTCCCGGCGCTCGGCCGAGGAAGCCGCCGAATCGCTCCTGCCCGACCTCGAGTCGGCGTCGATTACCGTCTCCGGCGAACCGACCTACGAACTCTACGAATCGGACGAGGAGTGGCACTACAGACTCGTCGACGAAGCCGAACACGTCATCGCGCGCGGTCCCGACGGAACCGCCGACAAGGGGAGCTCCGAACAGTGGGCCCAGCAGTTCGGTGACAACGCCGCCGAGGCGGACGTCGTCGAGATCGAACCCGCGGAGTACGAGGTCTTCCAGGCCGACGACGAGAGCGCCGCCGGAAGCGCAGCCTCGACCTCGGACGGCACGCTCGCCGAAACGATCGACGAGCCCGAGCCGGCGGCCGACGGCGGGACGACGACCGGCGACGTGCCGGCGGGAGACGAGAACCCGTGGCACTGGCGGCTCGTGACGGACGACCGCGATATCATCGCCGCGAGTACCGAACCACACGCCGACGCCGACTCGGCGACGGAAGCGATCGAGCGGGTCCGTCAGCAGGCCAGCGAAGCCGACCTCATCGAGTTCGAGAACGCGGCGTTCCAGGTCTACGAGGCCGACTCCGGCGAGTGGCGCTGGCGGCTCATCGACGAGGACGGCAACGTCCTCGCGGACAGCGGCGCGGAGCACACGTCCCGTAACGAGGCGTCCCAGGCGATGATGACGCTGAAAGAGCAGGCTCCCGAGGCCGAACTGCTCGAGATCGAGACCGCGGCGTTCGAGCTCTTCGTCAACGAGGACGACGAGTGGGGCTGGCGGCTCATCGACGAGGGCGGGAAGCTCGTCGCCGAGGACCCGAACACCCACCCGACCCGCGACGCCGCTCGCGAGGCGATGAACCGACTGCTCGAGCACCTCGAGTCCGACGTGCGGACGATGGACAACGCGATCTTCCAGACGTATGCGACCGAGGACTGGCACTGGCGATTCGTCATGCCGGACGGCGAAACCGTCGCGCTCGGCGACGAGGCCCATCCGACCCGCGACGAGTTGGTCGACGGCCTCGACGACGTGCGCGAGGCTGCCGCATCGGCCCGTCAGTACACGATCGGCAACGTGTCCGTCCAGCTCTACGGAAACGGCGAGTGGCGCTTCCGCCTGCTCGACCGCGACCGCGAAGAGATCGCCGACTCGG
This portion of the Natrinema salinisoli genome encodes:
- a CDS encoding methyl-accepting chemotaxis protein, whose product is MGERIRSSYALKLLLALFVVVAAVAAIGALIYVQTGTSLADETESTMVQSTELQSESVAEWVDHRRGQTRFLASSDAVRSGETDRIRSTFDAEYERMDPAVTGVHYVDAADYEVLASTQGDAEGSSLADTPWASSDIGGREPTLFGPYESETAEGPVAGFVTKAAGDSDRLVVLEFDLVTVSNSLEQPANVSGSFTHVVDSNGIVALSHHNDRVGEPNVDSSGEPESMAVKRGLDGEVDYVEMEMGGQTMSMGFAPVEGTDWVIMTHIPTTEAFALQQEITQSVIALVLVSLVGLGVIGIVVGRSTSNSLGTLAEKAGELERGNLDTELESDRRDEIGRLYDAFAEMRDSVRENLRKSEEARNRAEQKGRELAALADHLETKATEFRDVMEQAADGDLTRRMDADSQNEAMSDIATEYNEMMAELERTTDGVKRFADEVAGHGQQVTASAEEVQQAGGEVSQAVQRISDSTERQHETFRAVADGMEEISASTEEISSLSTEVTTIAERTAEAGQEGTTAATAAIEAMDEIDEDAEAAVDEIEQLQAQVDRVDEITEFIQKVAEQTNMLAMNANIEASRNGSDMEGFTAVATEVKELAAETKASADEIDQLVDDITSQTDTTATEVRKTRQGIASSAKTVEQAVDALDEIAGYAKQTYDGTKEIKNASQQQAASTQEIVTMVDEAESLSEHVAKEASTAAAAAEEQTSALAEVTESATQLAERANNLQRHLDEFETSGSSRTAQSADD
- a CDS encoding esterase/lipase family protein; translation: MTTNDMPGDGLATDESTTNRRTLLKATGTAIVGGTGLAAASTSASAQWGGPDVISVDDGWFGWSADGSLPVTDELLVFIHGWFGDSTVSSQATDVLDSLEAGGYSPDATAAIEWPATNFNYLGAESDTEDVGEVVAGLVEDFSDSGGGNVRLVGHSLGGRCVLWTATKLSSGYEIETVAPLGAAADGSEVCGDPWNPGLSNACEVRNYHSQNDSTVGSAYGGFGDTALGTEGAGCNPAANYTDVDVTGSVGGHLEYLGDGAVGADLAAAINTGSCD
- a CDS encoding pantoate kinase yields the protein MREEATAFVPGHVTGFFSTHPDEDPTKAGSRGAGLTLTDGVEVTIEPATESTIVLDGEEIEVDPVTTVLETLDASARVEADSDLPIGAGFGVSGALTLGTALAVNRVFERKLSMNELVTIAHGAEVQAGTGLGDVVAQAHGGVPIRLEPGGPQDNTLDAIPARARVEYISFGELSTADVLSGDTDQLTAAGKEALSRVVEEPTLLSFMYASRLFARDAELLTERVIETIADVSAAEGQASMAMLGETVFALGTGLSDAGYEPSVCTTHPAGAVLK
- a CDS encoding DUF1508 domain-containing protein, yielding MASRTDIHHRLFRLYERYVGEPDSSKDVYGYWLFIVGYIIGAAGVATFVIGYAGEGYNYTVIRIAGVTAATGLAFCLFGIVLMLPVRRRGIQASVVGLLVALGGVGFFGWAYPNNWRELGVDYSVQVITVYTVGIGIIAGVTALVPILTGRKGMFVEEEGTSEDPPIMTGDAMEGAQFAVFRDENGDWKWHVLHLEALAQSNESAVTRPDASEGIERVKSQISSAGLMELTTSAFRLYEDRDGTWQWTLARDDGSIVGSCAGEFDQRDGAEESVSFLKDRGPDADVIEIEGAAFTYEERRDQWHWQLVDDDRTPLAASESGHSTQETAEEDAREFAETFDQARVLDIDTIGVELCEQANGWTWRFVDAADDVLATSTHEFSSRRSAEEAAESLLPDLESASITVSGEPTYELYESDEEWHYRLVDEAEHVIARGPDGTADKGSSEQWAQQFGDNAAEADVVEIEPAEYEVFQADDESAAGSAASTSDGTLAETIDEPEPAADGGTTTGDVPAGDENPWHWRLVTDDRDIIAASTEPHADADSATEAIERVRQQASEADLIEFENAAFQVYEADSGEWRWRLIDEDGNVLADSGAEHTSRNEASQAMMTLKEQAPEAELLEIETAAFELFVNEDDEWGWRLIDEGGKLVAEDPNTHPTRDAAREAMNRLLEHLESDVRTMDNAIFQTYATEDWHWRFVMPDGETVALGDEAHPTRDELVDGLDDVREAAASARQYTIGNVSVQLYGNGEWRFRLLDRDREEIADSDVSYADRDAATAGVEDLQQHATDAPIFAIEEGAIRLNEEDGWSWDLVDRERDVLANGVGTAETKDDLMDDVDKVRQLAPKAGRVDFDVASFELVANEDDRWHWRLIDEDGRTVATGSETYETTEDAREALEDVRDLIEAASILEIDSVSFELHIAEDGWVWQLIDEYGTTMAESTQTYETRTAAREAMNDVKAQAPDGWITFTE